From the genome of Denticeps clupeoides chromosome 4, fDenClu1.1, whole genome shotgun sequence, one region includes:
- the gorasp1a gene encoding Golgi reassembly-stacking protein 1a produces the protein MGLTQSSGPEDGGTFGYHVHGIQQNSPAENAGLEPFFDFIISIGNNRLNQENDMLKDLLKANVEKSVKLEVYSTKSMKIRELEVVPSNMWGGQGLLGASVRFCSFQGANENVWHVLDVEANSPAALAGLQDHADYIVGADQVLQDSEDFFSLIEAHEGKPLKLLVYNSETDVCREVIVTPNGAWGGEGSLGCGIGYGYLHRIPSRPDSPKWSSLSPSTEQMPATDIPTNGYTEVSLMAASGQPDQALETRPEDLDSALPPPLQRVMDPGFSDHSEVGLMNSEVSDMADPLDLSVSSIDMTNTSLAVQEEKDSDFSGVEEMDEREIPDAQHPEIDPALDPIAQTTGATVPINPALTPPTDLSFLPHGPIPNLMDDSPQGDLSLDPSATPIDISSLLIDPSTLTSDFSASNLIGQAALGEAQLVGSGSQEMQVDLNSVGTHDDRVSTANEDAE, from the exons ATGGGTTTAACGCAGAGCTCTGGCCCGGAGGACGGCGGGACGTTCGGGTACCACGTCCACGGG ATTCAACAGAATTCCCCTGCCGAGAATGCTGGTTTGGAGCCTTTCTTTGATTTTATCATCTCCATTGGCAACAACCGACTA AACCAGGAGAATGACATGCTGAAAGATTTGTTGAAAGCCAACGTGGAGAAGTCCGTGAAGCTGGAGGTGTACAGCACAAAGTCGATGAAGATCCGGGAGCTGGAGGTGGTGCCCAGCAACATGTGGGGTGGACAAGGCCTCCTGGGGGCTAGTGTGAGGTTTTGCAGTTTCCAGGGTGCGAACGAGAACGTTTGGCACGTCCTG GACGTAGAGGCTAATTCACCTGCAGCTTTAGCGGGACTTCAGGATCACGCTGACTACATTGTTGGTGCAGACCAGGTTTTGCAGGAT TCAGAGGATTTCTTCTCCCTGATCGAGGCGCATGAAGGGAAGCCCTTAAAGCTGCTGGTTTATAATTCAGAAACGGATGTATGCCGAGAGGTGATCGTTACTCCCAACGGAGCGTGGGGGGGAGAGGGCAG CCTTGGTTGTGGCATTGGGTACGGCTACCTGCATCGAATCCCTTCTCGACCGGACAGTCCAAAGTGGTCGAGCCTCAGCCCGTCTACAGAGCAGATGCCTGCTACTGATATTCCTACAAATGGCTACACCGAG GTTTCCCTAATGGCAGCATCAGGCCAACCGGACCAGGCACTGGAGACTCGACCTGAGGACCTGGACAGCGCACTGCCCCCTCCTCTACAGAGGGTCATGGATCCAG GCTTCTCAGACCACTCTGAGGTGGGGCTGATGAACTCTGAAGTGTCTGACATGGCTGACCCGCTGGACCTGTCTGTCTCATCCATCGACATGACGAACACCTCACTGGCAGTGCAGGAAGAGAAGGATAGTGACTTTTCTGGTGTGG AAGAGATGGATGAGAGAGAGATTCCAGATGCCCAACATCCAGAAATAGACCCAGCTCTGGACCCTATAGCCCAGACAACAGGAGCTACAGTTCCCATCAACCCTGCCCTGACCCCTCCCACTGACCTGTCGTTTCTTCCCCATGGTCCAATCCCCAACCTCATGGATGATTCCCCTCAGGGTGACCTGTCCCTAGACCCTTCTGCCACCCCTATAGACATCTCTTCCCTTCTGATTGACCCCTCAACTCTGACCTCTGACTTCTCCGCCAGTAATCTCATTGGTCAGGCTGCCCTTGGTGAAGCACAGCTGGTGGgttctggttcacaggagaTGCAGGTGGACTTGAACTCTGTGGGTACCCATGATGACAGGGTCAGTACTGCAAATGAAGATGCTGAGTGA